The genomic window CGGTGGCGCGTCCGAAATGAGCGGGGTGTTTTTCGGCGACCCCAAGGGCAGCTATGTCCTGGTCGGCAAGCGGGAGATGGGCTTGCCCGAAGACCTGGTCGCTCCGCTCAAGTCGGCCATCGAGGCTGAGTCAGGCGCCGAAGCGCCGCAGCCGTAGCGAGTTGCTGATGACCGACACCGAGCTGAGGGCCATGGCCAGGGCGGCCAGCATGGGATTAAGCAAGACCTGGAAGAACGGATACAGCACGCCTGCGGCAATCGGAATACCGGCCACATTATAGGCAAAGGCCCAGAACAGATTCTGCTTGATCAGCCGCATGGTGCGGCCGGACAGGCGGAGCGCCGTCACCACCGAACCGAGGTCAGCCCGGACCAGGGTGATATCTGCGGCGTCCATGGCCACATCCGTGCCTGTGCCGAGAGCGATGCCGACATCGGCCTGGACCAGGGCCGGGGCGTCGTTGATGCCGTCTCCGACCATACCGACGACGTGCCCGTCGGCCTGCAAGCGCGTGATCTCGGCAGCCTTGTCCTGGGGCAGCACCTCGGCCACGACCCGGTCGATGCCGGCCTGGCGGGCAATCGCCTCGGCCGTGGGCTGCCTGTCCCCGCTGAGCATCACGATGTCCAGGCCCAGCTGACGCAGCTGTGCCAGGCTGGCCACAGCCTCGGGTCTGAGCCTGTCGGCCACGCCGATCAGGCCGACGGCCCGGCCGTCCATGGCTACAAACAGAGGCGTTTTTCCCGACTCGGCGAGCTGCTGGGCGTCCGTCTGAAGCCGACCGATGTCAACTGCCCGTTCGTGCAGCAGACGCTGGGTGCCGAGCAGGACGGCCCGGTCTCCGAGCCTGCCGCTCACCCCCTGACCCGGCAGGGCGGTAAAAGCCTGCGCCTCGCTCAGGGTCAGCCGCTGGGCCTGGGCGTGGCGGACAATCGCCTGGCCGAGCGGATGTTCGCTCGTGCGTTCCAGGCTGGCCGCCACCCGCAGTAGCTCGGTTTCCGCCATGCCCGGCGCAATCACGTCGGTCACCTCCGGCTGACCGGTGGTCAGGGTGCCGGTCTTGTCGAAGACCAGGGTGGTCAAGCCTTGGGCTCGCTCCAGGGCCTCGCCGCTCTTGATCAGCACCCCGTGCTGAGCGCCCCGGCCGGTGCCGACCATGATGGCGGTCGGGGTGGCCAGGCCCAGCGCGCACGGACAGGCAATAATCAGCACGGCGACAAAGTTCATGACCGCAAGAGACAGCGGTCCCCACACCAGCCAGACGACAAGGGTCAGGCCGGCCAGGCCGATGACGCTTGGCACGAAGTAGGCCGCGATGGTATCGGCCAGGCGCTGGATCGGGGCTTTGGTGGTCTGGGCGTGGCGGACGAGGCGGACGATCTGGGCCAGCCGGGTGTCCTGCCCAACATGGGTCGCCTCAAAGGTAAACGCGCCGGTCTTGTTCAGGGTCGCCCCCACCACCGGCTGTCCGGCCCGCCGGTCAACCGCCAGGCTCTCCCCGGTCAGCATGGACTCGTCAATCACCCCGGTTCCGCTGAGGATCAGACCATCGACCGGGATCTGTTCGCCCGGGCGGACCGCGATGTGGTCGCCGACCCGGACCTCGGCCAGCGGCACTTCGCTCTCGCCTCCGTGGTGGACGAGGCGGGCGGTCTGCGGCTGTAAGTCGAGCAGGCCCCGGATGGCGTCGGCCGCCCGTCCCTTGGCCCGGGCTTCCAGAAAGCGGCCCAACAGAATGAGGCTGATAATCATGGCTGCGGTTTCAAAATAGACCTGGGGCGTCTGGCCGGCGGCGACGAACAGGCTGGGCGCCAGGGCCGCCACCGCACTATAGCTGTAGGCTGCCGAGGTGCCGACCGCG from Desulfurellaceae bacterium includes these protein-coding regions:
- a CDS encoding copper-translocating P-type ATPase; protein product: MAAEPLVEHEPTTTVVGIRGMHCAGCVGKVERALLATPGVVRASVSLASEDALIAYQPDQTGPAALSSAIQSVGFEALEQHDQVSLDQHQQAELSALKRTLGLSAGLSSLIMLGSMLSLPFLSHPLVLLLLTTPVQFWLGRQFYTGAWNAARHGTSDMNTLIAVGTSAAYSYSAVAALAPSLFVAAGQTPQVYFETAAMIISLILLGRFLEARAKGRAADAIRGLLDLQPQTARLVHHGGESEVPLAEVRVGDHIAVRPGEQIPVDGLILSGTGVIDESMLTGESLAVDRRAGQPVVGATLNKTGAFTFEATHVGQDTRLAQIVRLVRHAQTTKAPIQRLADTIAAYFVPSVIGLAGLTLVVWLVWGPLSLAVMNFVAVLIIACPCALGLATPTAIMVGTGRGAQHGVLIKSGEALERAQGLTTLVFDKTGTLTTGQPEVTDVIAPGMAETELLRVAASLERTSEHPLGQAIVRHAQAQRLTLSEAQAFTALPGQGVSGRLGDRAVLLGTQRLLHERAVDIGRLQTDAQQLAESGKTPLFVAMDGRAVGLIGVADRLRPEAVASLAQLRQLGLDIVMLSGDRQPTAEAIARQAGIDRVVAEVLPQDKAAEITRLQADGHVVGMVGDGINDAPALVQADVGIALGTGTDVAMDAADITLVRADLGSVVTALRLSGRTMRLIKQNLFWAFAYNVAGIPIAAGVLYPFFQVLLNPMLAALAMALSSVSVISNSLRLRRFGA